One genomic segment of Entelurus aequoreus isolate RoL-2023_Sb linkage group LG25, RoL_Eaeq_v1.1, whole genome shotgun sequence includes these proteins:
- the LOC133642456 gene encoding uncharacterized protein K02A2.6-like — protein MATYGTVGEFVEGHEDWTEYEERLGHFFSANGITEEDKKRSILLSACGAKTYKLIRNLATPRKPGEIPYDDLVTLVGNHHNPKPSVIVQRFKFHSYFRRQGQSVANFVAELRQLSEHCDFGAVLDDMLRDRLVCGINNDATQRRLLGETPPLTFKKALEISQGMEMAANNAKDIQKGHGGAQTAAVHHVRRETGKHERKVECFRCGGGHYANDCKFKDVVCHACNKKGHLAKKCRSSKGKGKPGLGKMQQAQAATHHLDEEDKEAVCSFNMFGVETDEEPPEPYYATVTVGGQDIKFEIDSGATASVISEDTYRRTWGFNQPPIRPSKLKLRTYTGQPIPHLGVVYVDILAEGQKAKGRLVIAKGRGPSLLGRDVLRKIRLNWHEIKYASTTEVTLQRYSDVFKDELGTLKGMTVKLHVDPEATPRFFKPRAVPYAMKGKVEEELERLQKLGIIKPVQFSRWAAPIVPVLKEDKTARICGDYKVTVNQVSKLEEYPLPRIDDLFATLAGGKLFTKLDMSQAYQQLLLDEDSKEYVTINTHKGLFKYNRLVFGVASSPAIFQRTMDTLLQGIPHVAVYLDDILVTGATEVEHLANLEEVLKRLSEAGLRLKRSKCVFLAPSVTYLGHRITAQGLCPVEDKVRAIKEAPNPKCITELRSFLGMVNYYGKFLPDLSKVLAPLYKLLHNDTKWQWCEEQEAAFKEVKELLHSATLLVHYDPDKQITLSCDASPYGVGAVLSHVMEDGSEKPVGFASRTLTKAEQGYSQLDKEGLAIVFAVKRFHQYLYGRAFKIYTDHKPLMSLFSETKCIPPLASARIQRWALTLSAYQYAIEYRAETVFSLEKLEETPVKASRIKQWTERDPVMSQVKTFLLQGWPSVIEGEELRPYTKRKTELSLQDGCIFWGARVIVPPPGRSQIVEEIHETHPGASRMKSLARSYVWWPGLDKDLEDKVKGCTQCQINQNMPPPAPLHPWEWPDRPWSRLHMDFAGPFKGQMFLLMVDAHSKWIEAHIMSNITAPTTIDKLRQVFAVHGLPDTLVTDNGPTFTSELFSEFMQQNGIHHIRTAPFHPASNGLAERAVQTVKEGLKRMTGDSLSTQLSRFLFKYRLTPQTTTGRTPAEMLMGRRPKSRLDLLRPDMKAKVQGKQEKQKERHDQHARERQLKPDDCVYVRNFSSNNNQQWLPGIILKRSGPVSYVVKLTDGRIFRRHQDHVRLRQDTGSETDSSTEFPGAGPTAVGVGSPESETRTEASVSSGEDGHSHTDIQTSPSLPTPDPPKSPTPAVSAGSPEVVRRSHRTRKPPDRLNV, from the exons ATGGCTACATATGGGACTGTCGGTGAATTTGTGGAGGGACACGAGGACTGGACGGAGTATGAAGAAAGGTTGGGACACTTTTTCTCTGCTAATGGGATTACAGAAGAGGATAAAAAGCGCTCTATTCTCCTGagtgcgtgtggagcaaagacttatAAGTTGATAAGGAACTTGGCCACACCGCGGAAACCGGGAGAGATCCCATATGATGATCTTGTCACGCTCGTGGGAAACCACCACAATCCAAAACCTTCTGTGATAGTCCAAAGATTCAAGTTTCACAGCTACTTCAGGAGGCAAGGTCAGTCTGTGGCTAACTTTGTAGCCGAGTTACGGCAGCTGTCAGAACATTGTGATTTCGGGGCAGTGTTAGATGATATGCTACGTGACAGATTAGTGTGCGGCATTAATAATGACGCCACACAACGCCGCCTGCTGGGGGAAACTCCACCACTGACGTTCAAGAAAGCTCTGGAAATCTCCCAAGGCATGGAGATGGCTGCTAATAATGCCAAGGATATCCAGAAAGGACATGGAGGAGCACAAACAGCAGCAGTGCACCATGTCAGGAGAGAGACTGGTAAGCATGAAAGAAAAGTGGAGTGTTTTCGTTGTGGAGGGGGACACTATGCAAATGACTGTAAATTTAAAGACGTTGTTTGTCATGCTTGTAACAAAAAGGGACATTTAGCCAAAAAGTGCAGAAGCTCAAAGGGGAAGGGCAAGCCGGGGCTGGGAAAAATGCAGCAGGCTCAGGCAGCCACACATCACCTAGATGAAGAAGATAAAGAGGCTGTgtgttcttttaacatgtttggtGTGGAAACGGATGAAGAACCACCTGAGCCTTACTATGCAACAGTCACTGTAGGAGGGCAGGACATTAAGTTTGAGATTGATTCAGGAGCTACAGCCTCCGTTATCAGTGAAGACACTTACAGGAGGACGTGGGGGTTTAACCAGCCTCCCATCCGCCCATCAAAGCTCAAACTTAGGACCTATACAGGGCAGCCCATTCCTCATTTGGGAGTGGTTTATGTGGACATTTTAGCAGAGGGTCAAAAAGCTAAAGGCAGGCTGGTGATCGCTAAAGGCAGAGGGCCCAGTCTTTTGGGCCGCGATGTGCTTAGAAAAATCCGACTCAACTGGCATGAAATAAAATATGCAAGCACAACAGAGGTCACTCTGCAGCGATACAGTGATGTGTTCAAGGATGAGCTGGGAACACTTAAGGGCATGACAGTAAAGCTCCATGTTGACCCTGAAGCCACACCTAGGTTTTTCAAGCCCAGAGCAGTGCCCTATGCCATGAAAGGCAAAGTTGAAGAGGAACTGGAACGATTACAGAAGCTGGGCATCATCAAGCCCGTCCAGTTTTCAAGGTGGGCAGCACCCATTGTTCCAGTGTTAAAGGAGGACAAAACTGCACGGATATGCGGGGACTACAAAGTCACAGTGAATCAGGTCTCTAAGCTGGAGGAGTATCCATTGCCACGCATAGACGACCTGTTTGCGACCCTGGCAGGGGGTAAGCTGTTCACAAAGCTGGACATGAGCCAGGCCTACCAACAGCTACTGCTCGACGAGGATTCAAAAGAGTACGtcacgatcaacacacacaaaggtTTATTCAAATACAATCGCCTGGTGTTTGGAGTGGCATCCAGTCCTGCCATTTTCCAAAGAACAATGGACACTCTGCTGCAGGGGATTCCGCATGTAGCAGTGTACTTAGATGATATTTTGGTCACAGGGGCCACGGAGGTGGAGCATCTGGCTAACTTGGAAGAGGTGCTGAAGAGACTCTCAGAAGCAGGGCTGCGATTAAAGCGCAGCAAATGTGTGTTTCTAGCACCAAGTGTGACCTATCTGGGACACAGGATCACAGCACAGGGACTCTGCCCAGTGGAAGACAAAGTGAGAGCTATTAAGGAAGCTCCAAACCCCaaatgcatcactgaactcagatcgTTCTTAGGCATGGTGAACTATTATGGCAAGTTTCTGCCCGACCTCTCAAAAGTTTTGGCCCCACTGTACAAGTTGCTTCACAATGACACGAAATGGCAGTGGTGTGAGGAGCAGGAGGCAGCTTTCAAGGAAGTGAAAGAGCTCCTCCATTCAGCAACGCTCCTGGTTCACTATGACCCGGATAAACAGATAACACTTTCATGCGACGCCTCGCCCTATGGAGTCGGGGCAGTTCTTTCGCATGTAATGGAGGACGGATCAGAGAAGCCGGTTGGCTTTGCTTCACGTACCCTGACAAAAGCGGAGCAGGGATACTCACAGCTAGACAAAGAAGGTCTGGCCATCGTGTTCGCTGTCAAGCGCTTTCATCAGTATCTCTATGGTCGCGCATTCAAGATCTACACAGACCATAAGCCACTGATGAGCCTGTTCAGTGAGACCAAATGTATCCCACCGCTGGCCTCAGCCAGGATACAACGTTGGGCGCTCACACTGTCAGCCTACCAGTACGCCATAGAGTACAGAGCAG AGACTGTTTTCTCACTGGAAAAGCTGGAAGAGACACCTGTGAAAGCATCCCGGATCAAACAGTGGACAGAGAGGGACCCAGTCATGTCCCAAGTAAAAACTTTCCTTTTACAAGGCTGGCCCAGTGTGATAGAAGGAGAGGAGTTGAGGCCTTATACTAAACGTAAAACTGAACTGAGTCTGCAAGATGGCTGCATCTTTTGGGGTGCGAGGGTCATTGTACCTCCCCCAGGCCGTTCACAGATTGTGGAGGAAATACATGAGACTCATCCAGGTGCATCGCGGATGAAAAGCCTCGCAAGATCCTATGTCTGGTGGCCAGGACTGGATAAGGATCTGGAGGACAAAGTGAAAGGATGCACGCAGTGTCAGATTAATCAGAACATGCCTCCACCTGCTCCTTTGCACCCATGGGAGTGGCCAGACCGTCCCTGGTCTAGGCTACATATGGACTTTGCGGGCCCTTTTAAGGGGCAGATGTTTCTCCTAATGGTGGATGCGCATTCTAAATGGATTGAGGCCCACATCATGAGCAACATCACAGCCCCCACAACCATCGACAAACTCAGGCAAGTGTTTGCAGTACACGGCTTGCCTGACACACTAGTCACTGATAATGGTCCGACTTTCACCAGCGAGTTGTTCAGTGAGTTCATGCAACAGAACGGCATTCATCACATAAGAACAGCTCCTTTCCACCCAGCCTCAAATGGACTGGCGGAGCGGGCTGTTCAGACAGTGAAGGAGGGCCTGAAGCGAATGACAGGTGACTCACTCAGCACTCAGCTTTCACGATTCCTGTTTAAATACCGCCTCACGCCACAGACTACAACGGGGCGCACGCCAGCAGAGATGCTGATGGGGCGTCGGCCCAAGTCAAGACTGGACCTGCTGCGTCCGGACATGAAGGCAAAAGtgcagggaaagcaggaaaaacagaaagaaagacatGATCAACATGCACGTGAGAGACAGTTGAAACCAGATGACTGTGTCTATGTGAGAAACTTCAGCAGCAACAACAACCAGCAGTGGCTACCTGGGATTATTCTCAAGAGGAGTGGGCCAGTTTCCTACGTTGTTAAGCTGACTGATGGACGTATCTTCCGCAGACATCAGGACCATGTGCGCCTGCGGCAGgatacaggctcagagacagacaGTTCCACTGAGTTTCCAGGGGCTGGACCAACAGCAGTAGGGGTGGGTTCGCCAGAGTCTGAGACAAGGACAGAGGCTTCTGTTTCCTCTGGAGAGGATGGACACTCTCACACTGACATCCAGACCTCTCCCAGTCTCCCTACACCAGATCCACCGAAGTCACCCACACCAGCGGTGTCTGCTGGGTCACCAGAGGTAGTGCGAAGGTCGCATCGCACTCGCAAACCTCCAGACAGACTGAATGTGTGA